ACGACCCCGCACACGGGGGCGTCCGGATCGAGGACATCGTCGTCGTCACCGAGGACGGCTACGAGAACATCACAGACTATCCGATCGAACTCGTCGTCGAGTGAACAGCCCTCGACAGCGCCGGGGGGTCGAGACACCGACAACTCGGACCGGTTTCGCAAACCGCTTCTACTGGGGCACCCAAGGCCGCCTGTGCGCTGGCGATACGGCTACACCGTTCTCGCGTTATGTACGCTCGCGTTCGCAGCCACGATGGTCGCCAGACTCGCGATCAGTCCGGTCGTCCCGATCGTCCGGGCGGATCTCGGCCTGTCGAACACGCTGGTGGGAGTGGCGCTGTCGGGGATGTGGGCTGCATACGCGCTCTCGCAGTTTCCAAGCGGCGTGTTCGGCGACAAGTTCGGGGAGCGCCGGGTCATCCTGGCGGCCGTCGGGTTGACTGCGCTCGCCAGCCTCCTTTTGGCGCTGTCGCCCAATGCGATCGCGTTTACCCTGTTCGCGATCGTCCTCGGCGCCGGTGCTGGGCTCCATTACTCGGTCGCGACGACGTTCATCACGAAGCAGTTCGACGACATCGGTCGCGTGATCGGCGTCCACGTCTCCGGCGGTCCAGTGGCGGGGCTTCTGGCTCCACCGGTCGCCGCTGCCCTGGGTGCCCAGTACGGCTGGCGCGTGGCGCTGCTTTTGGGTGCCGCGGTTGCGATCCCTGTGTTCGTCGTGTTCTGGTGGCGAATCGACCCCTCGCCGCCGGAACGTCCCGCACAGCCGGTGCGCGAACGGTTCGAACTCGATCCCGTCCTCGAACTGCTCCGTCGCCCGGAGATCGCGTACACAACGCTGCTTGCGGTGCTGGGCGCGTTCACCTGGCAGGCGACTGCCTCCTTTCTCCCGGCGTTCTTCGAGGGGTACCACGGCCTGTCGCCGGCGATGGCGAGCCTCTTTTTCTCGGCGTACTTCCTGGTCCATGGCGCCACGCAACCGCTTACCGGTGCCCTCTCGGACCGTTTCGATCGCGACACGGCCGCAACGCTCACCATGGCGCTCGGCGTGCTCGGGTTTTCGCTGCTCGTCGTGAGCGATTCGGCGGCCACCTGGACGGGCGCAGTGTTGCTCGTCGGCGTCGCGATGTCGTGGGGGGCGCCGGTCCAGTCGCGGTTCATGGACCATCTGAGCCGGGAGGAACGCGGTGCGGGGTTCGGGCTGGTCCGAACCGTCTACATGATTCTCGGAGCCTCCGGGTCGGTCGTCGTCGGACTGCTTGCGGACCTGGCCGGCTGGAACGTCGCCTTCGGGCTGCTTGCGGGCGTGATGGCCGTCGGCCTCCTCGCGTTGCTTGCAAACCGGATACTCACGCTCGGCCTGTGACGAGTTGTCGACGTATCGGATCGTCACCTCACCGGCAGACGGTGTCACCGATTTCGTAGGTCAGGAGAACACCGTCGTCGAGCCGCTTGACGTCCACGAGTTCGAGTTCGGGGAACGTCTCGGTGAACCCTTTACCGTCGGCGAGCGTCGGCGCCTCGCGGCCGCCGATCACGAACGAGCCGACGTAAAGCGACAGTTCGTCCACCAGTCCGTCGTCGAAAAGCGAGAAGATCAGTTCGCCGCCACCCTCGACCATCAACCGGTCGACGCCCGCCGCCGACAGCGCATCGAACGCCGACGGAAGGTCGACCCGGCCGTCATCGCTTCCCGCTTCCAGTACAGTCGCGCCCACCTGTCGGAGGCCCTCGAGTCGCTCTTCGGGAGCGTCCGTGCCTGTCAGGACGTAGACGGACGCGTCCCCGTCGAACAGCTCCGCGTCCGGCGGCGTTCGGGCCCGGGAATCGACGACGACCCGTGCGGGGTGGGCCGGACGCCCGTTCTGGAGCCGAGTGACTCGCCGCTGTTCCTCCTTGACGCCGAGGTTCGGATCGTCCGCGAGCACCGTCCCGACTCCCACCGCAATCGCGTCGGCGGCAGCCCGCAGTCGATCCACGCGGTCGAAGTCTTCCGGCCCGGAGATCCGCAACTGTTCGCGACAGCGCGTCGAGAGCTTCCCGTCGACGCTTGTTGCCGCGTTGACGACGACGTCCATACCGGTTCCTGGCGAGGTTCCCTTGAAAAGGCGACGGAACCGTCGGAACCTGTGGGGTTCATAACGTATCGATCGACCTGCACGAGGCACCGCATCGATCCCCTGTCGGCTGCCATTTTTTGTAATCTCCCCCGGTAGTGTTGCATGTGAAAGAAACGTTGCGAACCGCCCTGTGGAACAGTCGCGAGCGTCGCGCCCGAGCGCCCTGGCGGCTTCTCGCGGCGGGCGTCGCGTACGTCCTCGTCACGTTGGTCCTCAGTCTCGCGGTGTTCGCGGTCGCGGCCTCCGCCGGAATCGATCCGACCGCCTTCGGCGAGTTCACGCTCCTCGTCGTCGGGTCGCTGCTTTCGGTCCCCGCGACGGGTGTGACCCTGTGGATGGTCGCCAGATACGTCGACCGTCGTTTTCTCACCGATTACGGGCTTCGAGTCGATCGCGAATGGTGGCTCGATTTCGGGTTCGGACTCGGACTCGGTGCGGTACTCCAGTCCGGGATCGCGCTCGTCGGCCTCCTTGCCGGCTGGTACACCGTCGAAGCGCTGTTCGTGGCCGACGGATCCTTCCTCGTCGGATTGGCCCTCGCCGGCGTGCTGTTCCTTTCGGTTGGGATCGTGGAGGAATTGCTCGCGCGGGGGTGGCTGCTCACCAACCTGGCGGAAGGGCTCGGCCGGTTCGGAACGCGGACTGCGGTCGGACTCGCCGTGTTTGTGTCTTCGTCGCTGTTCGGTATCGCTCACCTCGCGAACCCGGGCGCCTCGGCGGTGTCGGCGGTGGTCATCTCGCTTGCGGGCGTCTTTCTCGCGCTGGGATACGTGCTCACAGGCGAACTGGGAATCCCGATCGGCGTCCACGTCACCTGGAACTTCTTTCAGGGGCCGGTGTTCGGACTCGGCGTGAGCGGTATCCAGCTGCCCGTTGCACTGGTCGCGCTCGAACCGGCCGGTCCCGGGTGGGCGACCGGCGGCGGATTCGGTCCGGAAGCCGGACTGCTCGGACTCCTCGCTGTCGTAGTCGGAACCGTGGCCACGATCTCGTGGGTCCGCCGTCGACACGGGACGGCAGAGATACACCGGCTGATTGTCGAACCGCAACTCCGGCACGAGACGGAAGCGTGATCGTCGCTGCCGGAGCGACGTTGCGTGATCGTCGCTGCCGGAGCGTCGGTGCCCGATTGTCGTTTCCGGAATGTCCCGGGCCGCGAGGCCCCGTCAATGTCGGCTTTGAACTGTTCGACGGTTCCCCCGTCGAGTTCGAAGTCCGGATGCGCAGCCTCGACGTGTTTGGCAGCCTGTTCCATTACACGATCGAACGCGTTGGTTTTAAGTGACCTCACTCATCCCAGAACTTCCGGAACTGCGAGGGGAGAAACTCCGGTTTCATTCTGACGAATTCCCGGCGTTCCGACTCCGGGAAGTAGTCGTGGACCGAGTGGATCGCCCCGGGAACGTAGCGCTTGCCGACGACGATCCGGACCCCCCGTTCGTCGGGGCCGCGAATCACCCGGCCGAGCGCCTGTCGCACCTGTCGGACAGCCGGTATGGCGAGTGCGTACTCGAAGGCGTTCCCCTCGCCGAACCGGGAGCCGTAGGCGCGCTCGACTGCCTGCACCCGCGGGGAACCGATGTTAACGAGCGGGACCCCGAAGACGGCACAGACGTGGAGGTCGTCCCCCTCGTAGTCGACCCCTTCCGTGAGCGTCCCGCGCGTGCTCGTGACCAGCACCGACGGATCGCCGGCAACGAACTCCCGTTTCAGCTCGCGTGTCTCCTCGTGATTCGTGGACTGGTCCAGCAACACCGGCTTTTCGATCTCCGCTTCGAGACGGGCTGCGGCCCACGCCGCCTCCGTGTAGTTGGGCCAGCAGAGCATCACGTTTCCGTGACTCTCTGCGATCAGGCGGGCGACGTAGGCGTACCGCTCCCGGGTCGCGTTCCGGTTGTCGATTCGAGGGTCGCCGCGGTTGCGCTTCGTGAACGGTTCGACATCGACGATCCAACTCGCGCGATTGACCTCGGGAAACGGCAGCTCGTACGTCCGCGAGGACACCGACCGGGGCGGATCACCGTCGCGTTCGAGCGCCTCGAGCCCCGAGACCTCCTCGAAGATCGAAAGCGGTGCCAGGGTCGCGCTCATCAACACGCCGCCGCCGAACTCCTCGAAGACGCCCTTGATCCTGTCGGACGGCATGCAGTTGTACATGACCAGCGAGGCGTTGTACTCCCGCTGCCACGGTTTCTCCACGCTGCGACGGTCGAGGTCGGATCGCTCGAGTTCGATTTCCCTGAAGTACTCCGTGTGGTCCCGCTCCCACCACTGTCCGAAGAGGGCGCCGACTGCGGTACAGACGGGTTCCCGACCCACACCCGACGCCTCCAGCGCGTCCTCGACTGCGGCGCCGACTGCACTCAGCCGACGGAAGTCGTCGCCGTCGTAACCGTTCGTCTCTGCCCACCGCGTGAACTCGTCCGGTTCGGGTTCGGCAGGATCCCGAAGTTCGATTTCGAGGCTGTCGTCGGGAGGCGACTCCCAGGCGAATCCCGAGGCGTAGCCGTCGAACCGGTCCCGGAACTCCTCGTCGACTCGCCGTTCGAGCCACCCCAGGACGTCGCCGTAAAACTCCCTGGCGCCGTCGACGTGTTCGAGTTCGACGTCGTTGTATGCGAGGTGTTCCTCGATCGTTTCGGCGCCGCGTCCCGTCTGTCGGACGCGTTCCAGCAATACGCCGAGGTCTCTTTGGGCCTGTTTGATCGTCGAGTAACCGATCGTGTCGGTGAGCAGCCCCCGAACGCGATCCTCCAGTCGATGGGCCTCGTCGAGGATCACCAGCGTTCGTTCGTCGAGCACGGGATCGACAATCGCCCTGCTCGCCGAATCGAACAGGTGGTTGTAGTTCCCGATCACGACGTCTGCGTGGTGGACGAGCACCATCATCGCCCGGTGGGGACAGACGCCGGCGCCGACCGAGTCCGGGAGAAACTCCTCGGTGGTGACGACCCCACAGTCTCCCGACTCGAACGTCACCGGGGACCCCTTGTCGCGGGCGTACCAGTCCGCCTCGAACGGGCAGTAGAGCCGTCCGTCACCGGAGTCGACGAGTTCCGGGGGTGTTGTGGGTTGTGTCGACGGGTACGGCGCCGATCGGCCGGCCGTCCGCAACGGGGCACCGCCTCCTTCGGGGTCCACCTGTGCGGCGTCGACGAGCGCCCTCGCTTTCGCCGGATCCCACCACCGTTCTTCGTCGGCCGATCTCGGGGAATCGGTTCCCTCTCGGGAGGGAGTGTATCGCTGAGTCACTTCGAGATTGCTGTCCTCGGAGACGAGTTCGGCGGTCGTCTCCCGAAGCGATTCACAGCGCTCCTGGACGCTTTTGCCCTCCGGAAACGAGCCTTCACGGCCGTACGGGCAGAGGTCCCGCTTTCCGACGAGAGCAACCCCGTCGAGGGGGTCCTCGAGGGTTTCGTTCACCGTTCGGAGGTCCTCGACGAACTGACGACGCTGCTGTTTCACCGGCGTGGCGACGATCGCGTTCTCGTAGTGATCCGTTTCCCGGATCAGATATCCCGCAGCAGTGAGCGCAGCCATCGTCTTCCCGGTTCCACAGGGTCCCTCCATGGCGAGAAACCCCGACTCTTCGGCGGCCGAAACGATCGCGTCGATCGCGTCCGCCTGGTTGACGTACGGGGACTCGAAGCCGAAGTACTGCGACCACTCTGGTGAGGAACGCTCGGACGGAGACTGGGAACGATCGGACACGGACTATCGATGGATGCACACGGAGGGACAAAACCGTTGTCAACTTCCGTCCGGCCCGATCCGGTCAGCGGTTCCAGCTCGATATGTCAGCCGTCCCGGTCCGTGATGTCTGCTTCGGGTTCGACTGCCGAGACGGCATTAGCCGGATCAACGACGGTGGCGCTTCCGTTCCGTTCAGCGGTCGAAAACAGCAGTTCCCTCGTTTCGTCCGACGACAGCGAACCGTCGGCGGATTTCAGCAACGCGGCTGTACCTGCAACGTACGGCGCCGCAGCGGAGGTTCCGACCACTTCGCCCCCGGCAGTTTCGACGGTACCCGGACCGGCGATCATCGAGTCGTGTCGGGAGCTGTCTGCCCGCAACAGTTCGTCGTGGGTTGTTGCGCCGACTGCGAGAACGGAACCGGTCGAGGCAGGTTCGAGGACGCTGTCGTGGGGCTCGGTGTGTGCCAACGGCTGGTGGAGCGAAAACAGCCGGAGCTGTTCGGGCGGGGCGACCTCCTCGGGGGTGCGTACTGCCGCGTAGTACGATCCCTCCGGAACCGTCGCGTCGATTCCCGCCGCACCGTCGGTTTCGCTGGCGCTGGCTACGACAACATCGCGGGCGTCAGGTCGGTGTTTGAACAGGTACAACTCGAAGGGATGATCCGACTCCCAGTAGAGACGCAGCGAGACTGGCCCGTCGATGGTTCCTTCGCCGATCTCGTTTGCTTCCGTCGTTCGGTCGAACGGGATCCACCCCGAACCCTCGACAGTACCGGCCCAATGTTTGTTGCCGTAGTTCCCCGCGGAAGTGACGAACAGGACGTCCTGCTGGGAGGTGTACTCGGCAGCCCAGCCGAACACGGCAGCGGTCCCCCTGTCGGTTGGGGCATAGCTTCCCGCATCGAGGATCACGTCGACTTCTTCGTCGACGAGCCAGGCGATCGCACTTCTGTAGGTGTGACTTTCGGGGCCGTCGCCGAGTTCCGCGAGGTAAAGTTCTGCGTCGGGTGCCGAACCGGCGACGACACTTGCGACCTGTGCGCCGTGATCGGTCGTGGAATCTCCGACCGGTTGTGCTCCCGAATCGTGGAGCCGCTCCCGTTCGGCGACGCCCTCTCCCAGGTTGCCGTAGGAGCCGAACGAGGAACCGACGATCCCGATCTTGACCCCCTCGCCCGTTACGCCCCG
The Halalkaliarchaeum desulfuricum DNA segment above includes these coding regions:
- a CDS encoding MFS transporter, yielding MRWRYGYTVLALCTLAFAATMVARLAISPVVPIVRADLGLSNTLVGVALSGMWAAYALSQFPSGVFGDKFGERRVILAAVGLTALASLLLALSPNAIAFTLFAIVLGAGAGLHYSVATTFITKQFDDIGRVIGVHVSGGPVAGLLAPPVAAALGAQYGWRVALLLGAAVAIPVFVVFWWRIDPSPPERPAQPVRERFELDPVLELLRRPEIAYTTLLAVLGAFTWQATASFLPAFFEGYHGLSPAMASLFFSAYFLVHGATQPLTGALSDRFDRDTAATLTMALGVLGFSLLVVSDSAATWTGAVLLVGVAMSWGAPVQSRFMDHLSREERGAGFGLVRTVYMILGASGSVVVGLLADLAGWNVAFGLLAGVMAVGLLALLANRILTLGL
- a CDS encoding 2,5-diamino-6-(ribosylamino)-4(3H)-pyrimidinone 5'-phosphate reductase translates to MDVVVNAATSVDGKLSTRCREQLRISGPEDFDRVDRLRAAADAIAVGVGTVLADDPNLGVKEEQRRVTRLQNGRPAHPARVVVDSRARTPPDAELFDGDASVYVLTGTDAPEERLEGLRQVGATVLEAGSDDGRVDLPSAFDALSAAGVDRLMVEGGGELIFSLFDDGLVDELSLYVGSFVIGGREAPTLADGKGFTETFPELELVDVKRLDDGVLLTYEIGDTVCR
- a CDS encoding CPBP family intramembrane glutamic endopeptidase; this encodes MKETLRTALWNSRERRARAPWRLLAAGVAYVLVTLVLSLAVFAVAASAGIDPTAFGEFTLLVVGSLLSVPATGVTLWMVARYVDRRFLTDYGLRVDREWWLDFGFGLGLGAVLQSGIALVGLLAGWYTVEALFVADGSFLVGLALAGVLFLSVGIVEELLARGWLLTNLAEGLGRFGTRTAVGLAVFVSSSLFGIAHLANPGASAVSAVVISLAGVFLALGYVLTGELGIPIGVHVTWNFFQGPVFGLGVSGIQLPVALVALEPAGPGWATGGGFGPEAGLLGLLAVVVGTVATISWVRRRHGTAEIHRLIVEPQLRHETEA
- a CDS encoding ATP-dependent DNA helicase — protein: MSDRSQSPSERSSPEWSQYFGFESPYVNQADAIDAIVSAAEESGFLAMEGPCGTGKTMAALTAAGYLIRETDHYENAIVATPVKQQRRQFVEDLRTVNETLEDPLDGVALVGKRDLCPYGREGSFPEGKSVQERCESLRETTAELVSEDSNLEVTQRYTPSREGTDSPRSADEERWWDPAKARALVDAAQVDPEGGGAPLRTAGRSAPYPSTQPTTPPELVDSGDGRLYCPFEADWYARDKGSPVTFESGDCGVVTTEEFLPDSVGAGVCPHRAMMVLVHHADVVIGNYNHLFDSASRAIVDPVLDERTLVILDEAHRLEDRVRGLLTDTIGYSTIKQAQRDLGVLLERVRQTGRGAETIEEHLAYNDVELEHVDGAREFYGDVLGWLERRVDEEFRDRFDGYASGFAWESPPDDSLEIELRDPAEPEPDEFTRWAETNGYDGDDFRRLSAVGAAVEDALEASGVGREPVCTAVGALFGQWWERDHTEYFREIELERSDLDRRSVEKPWQREYNASLVMYNCMPSDRIKGVFEEFGGGVLMSATLAPLSIFEEVSGLEALERDGDPPRSVSSRTYELPFPEVNRASWIVDVEPFTKRNRGDPRIDNRNATRERYAYVARLIAESHGNVMLCWPNYTEAAWAAARLEAEIEKPVLLDQSTNHEETRELKREFVAGDPSVLVTSTRGTLTEGVDYEGDDLHVCAVFGVPLVNIGSPRVQAVERAYGSRFGEGNAFEYALAIPAVRQVRQALGRVIRGPDERGVRIVVGKRYVPGAIHSVHDYFPESERREFVRMKPEFLPSQFRKFWDE
- a CDS encoding S8 family serine peptidase, with product MSDGHRGDRSDGRTLGATARVVIFSAIVLTAVLAVPPAEYTRTDAVDGTDAIGLAAADPPDEDLRALHDRGVTGEGVKIGIVGSSFGSYGNLGEGVAERERLHDSGAQPVGDSTTDHGAQVASVVAGSAPDAELYLAELGDGPESHTYRSAIAWLVDEEVDVILDAGSYAPTDRGTAAVFGWAAEYTSQQDVLFVTSAGNYGNKHWAGTVEGSGWIPFDRTTEANEIGEGTIDGPVSLRLYWESDHPFELYLFKHRPDARDVVVASASETDGAAGIDATVPEGSYYAAVRTPEEVAPPEQLRLFSLHQPLAHTEPHDSVLEPASTGSVLAVGATTHDELLRADSSRHDSMIAGPGTVETAGGEVVGTSAAAPYVAGTAALLKSADGSLSSDETRELLFSTAERNGSATVVDPANAVSAVEPEADITDRDG